Proteins from a genomic interval of Sphingobacterium lactis:
- a CDS encoding TonB-dependent receptor, which translates to MQFYVLILTGILKNTVQNLFKPSIMYVLLLLASSTLYAQAYSKLGSPVNIVRTKVNAASLFGELNKQTGYEFYYGTSIGQVIVEDIRYEKKTLGEVLAALDRKGFDFTVKGKNVAVKYAKPREQKQASVKTAVAARQQPGRIGGKIIDDRGEVLIGATVKIIQNNQAMQSSVDGSYSLTLMPGSYTVEVSYLAYQTKRVTQVEVKSGQLTSLNIVMNPKTSALEQVVVTGSFKKESTAGLYVQQKNAASVTDGISSEQIARTPDNNLGQVLKRVSGVTTVNNKYVVVRGLSDRYNQAMIDGVTLPSTNMNRRNFSFDVIPQELVSNVVVNKTATPDMPAEFSGGQVSVNTMDIPAENFTMISIGSGLNTQSTGKDFLMLGERVGGDYFALNNSKRKEPEGLQSWYWRTGVNTPPLGPNGDYPANMPQDLELIPGSGVAYTSFDAIAQSKRIDPNGLIVSRYKAVPFQNGRFALGRVYDLNNELRFGFSGGAIYRNQQSIVKFNNVRGAYAETTVNYMDSTENGPGLSYRFNSTIGAALNLGLQGRTFKVALKNMYSRILDDNFNEAIRIAYGTSNPIKFREQFQDPQVTWVLQHKLEGENLLGQGGIKMGYTLGLTRIGQQVQDQRRLKYMLSASIGGVDYFQRPNIYTPAELGDNYDYRMWTDVKETDYNWGVFFTKDFMLGTSIKNTAKIGYSGWDKHRTLRITKVIPYTSFSDNNNPIEGRYADLLSADRVGAGRGQAYYWAEDINGPTFDGTMRTHAPYIMLDQRFFEKLRLVYGVRAEHYNLANRQEEYIKRNFGEIDDNWAEFSTTGEKDWRLLPSVNLTYSLTSKMNLRAAYSKTAIRPDFRETAYFGFYDYELDANISGRQLVSTIVDNFDLRFEFYPTAGEIISVSGFYKKMKDPIELVFAQDGYYRFQNQYAAKNYGVEIEIRKSLGFIADKPWLHNLTLFGNGTILKSMVEAQTQPLPGDNFEQKREPNLDRPLYGQAPWIVNAGMAYQDAIFGVTATYNRSGPRSNTINLAPMLIEYENGRNMLDIQLSARVWKRKAEIKFNARNLLDEYSIFYRNTDAYESIKSESGQHIGWKLKANHSTAYEPEKGDRAIYRAKTGKNMTLSFTYNF; encoded by the coding sequence ATGCAATTCTATGTACTTATCCTAACGGGTATATTAAAAAATACTGTCCAAAACCTATTTAAGCCAAGCATCATGTACGTGCTGCTCTTGCTGGCCTCCTCAACCCTCTACGCGCAGGCATACAGTAAGTTAGGGTCGCCGGTCAACATCGTCCGTACGAAGGTCAATGCCGCATCGCTGTTCGGAGAACTGAACAAACAAACAGGTTATGAATTCTATTATGGTACTTCCATCGGACAGGTCATCGTGGAAGACATCCGTTACGAAAAGAAAACATTGGGTGAGGTTCTTGCAGCCTTGGACCGCAAAGGCTTCGACTTCACTGTCAAGGGTAAAAATGTAGCAGTGAAGTACGCTAAACCTAGAGAACAGAAACAGGCATCCGTAAAAACGGCGGTTGCAGCGCGTCAGCAACCGGGACGTATCGGTGGCAAGATCATTGATGACCGCGGCGAGGTCCTGATCGGCGCCACAGTAAAAATAATCCAGAACAATCAGGCGATGCAGAGCAGTGTGGACGGATCCTATAGCTTGACCCTCATGCCGGGTAGCTATACGGTAGAGGTCAGCTACCTGGCCTACCAGACCAAGCGCGTGACGCAGGTCGAAGTCAAATCCGGACAGTTGACATCGCTCAATATCGTCATGAATCCGAAAACCAGCGCCCTGGAGCAGGTGGTCGTGACGGGAAGCTTCAAAAAGGAAAGTACTGCAGGATTATATGTCCAACAGAAAAATGCAGCATCGGTGACGGACGGTATCTCTTCCGAGCAGATTGCCCGTACACCCGACAATAACTTGGGGCAGGTATTGAAAAGGGTAAGCGGCGTGACCACCGTAAATAACAAATATGTGGTGGTTCGCGGATTGAGCGATCGATACAATCAAGCGATGATCGATGGCGTAACGCTTCCGAGTACAAACATGAACCGCCGTAATTTTTCCTTTGATGTGATTCCCCAGGAGCTGGTGAGCAATGTCGTGGTCAACAAGACCGCAACACCGGATATGCCGGCGGAGTTCAGTGGCGGACAGGTTTCAGTCAATACGATGGATATACCGGCGGAAAACTTTACGATGATCTCCATCGGGTCGGGTTTGAATACACAGAGTACAGGTAAAGACTTTTTGATGCTCGGCGAACGGGTAGGAGGAGACTACTTTGCGCTGAACAATTCGAAACGTAAGGAGCCTGAGGGCTTGCAATCCTGGTACTGGCGTACCGGTGTAAATACCCCTCCACTTGGTCCAAATGGTGATTATCCAGCAAATATGCCACAAGATCTGGAACTTATTCCGGGGTCGGGCGTGGCCTACACCAGCTTTGATGCCATTGCACAAAGCAAAAGGATTGATCCTAACGGCCTCATCGTGAGCCGATATAAAGCAGTACCATTTCAAAACGGCCGTTTTGCGCTAGGGAGAGTTTACGATCTTAATAACGAACTCCGTTTTGGTTTCTCCGGAGGAGCGATATACCGTAATCAACAGTCGATTGTCAAATTCAATAATGTAAGGGGAGCCTACGCCGAAACTACGGTGAATTACATGGACAGTACCGAAAATGGTCCAGGTCTATCGTATCGTTTCAATAGCACCATTGGCGCGGCATTGAATTTAGGATTACAGGGTAGAACTTTTAAGGTTGCCCTGAAAAACATGTACTCCCGTATCTTGGATGATAATTTCAATGAAGCAATCCGCATCGCTTACGGCACAAGCAATCCAATCAAATTCCGTGAACAATTTCAGGACCCCCAGGTAACGTGGGTGTTGCAGCACAAACTGGAAGGGGAAAACCTGTTGGGCCAAGGTGGTATCAAGATGGGCTACACCTTAGGGCTGACCCGTATCGGGCAGCAGGTGCAGGATCAGCGCCGGTTAAAATACATGCTTTCAGCTTCAATTGGAGGGGTGGACTATTTCCAGAGACCAAATATTTATACTCCGGCTGAGCTGGGTGATAATTATGATTACCGGATGTGGACGGATGTGAAAGAGACCGATTATAATTGGGGCGTGTTTTTCACCAAGGATTTTATGTTGGGAACCTCGATAAAAAATACGGCCAAGATCGGCTATAGCGGGTGGGACAAACACCGTACCCTGCGCATAACCAAAGTGATTCCCTATACCAGTTTCTCAGATAACAACAACCCGATCGAGGGACGGTATGCCGATTTACTATCTGCTGATCGTGTTGGTGCAGGGCGAGGGCAGGCTTATTATTGGGCAGAAGATATCAATGGTCCCACGTTTGATGGTACCATGCGGACACATGCGCCCTATATTATGCTCGACCAGCGTTTCTTTGAAAAGCTGCGTCTTGTCTATGGCGTAAGAGCAGAACATTACAATTTAGCGAACAGGCAGGAGGAATATATTAAACGTAATTTCGGCGAGATTGATGACAACTGGGCTGAATTTTCCACAACCGGGGAGAAAGATTGGCGATTGCTGCCATCGGTCAACTTGACCTATAGCCTAACCTCAAAAATGAATTTACGCGCGGCATACAGTAAAACTGCCATTCGCCCCGATTTCAGGGAAACAGCTTACTTTGGTTTCTATGATTATGAACTGGACGCCAATATATCAGGTCGCCAGTTGGTGTCCACCATCGTTGACAACTTTGATCTGCGGTTTGAGTTTTATCCAACAGCCGGGGAAATTATTTCTGTATCAGGATTTTATAAGAAAATGAAAGATCCGATTGAATTGGTGTTCGCCCAGGATGGTTATTATCGTTTCCAGAACCAATACGCGGCAAAAAACTATGGTGTCGAAATAGAGATCCGCAAATCCCTAGGTTTTATCGCCGATAAGCCTTGGCTGCACAATCTGACACTATTCGGTAACGGAACAATATTGAAATCAATGGTGGAAGCACAAACCCAACCCCTGCCCGGGGATAACTTTGAACAAAAACGTGAGCCGAATCTTGACCGGCCGCTGTACGGGCAGGCCCCGTGGATTGTAAACGCAGGTATGGCCTATCAGGATGCCATCTTTGGTGTCACGGCGACCTACAACCGGTCCGGTCCTCGGAGCAACACCATCAATTTAGCTCCGATGCTAATAGAATATGAGAACGGTCGAAATATGCTGGATATCCAATTAAGTGCACGCGTCTGGAAGCGAAAAGCAGAGATTAAATTCAATGCCAGAAACTTGTTGGATGAGTATAGCATCTTCTATAGAAATACAGATGCATACGAGAGTATAAAAAGTGAGAGTGGGCAGCACATAGGTTGGAAACTGAAAGCGAACCACAGTACAGCTTATGAACCGGAAAAAGGAGACCGTGCAATCTATCGGGCAAAAACGGGGAAAAACATGACATTATCATTCACCTATAATTTTTAA
- a CDS encoding FecR family protein translates to MDNNRRKELLNKFENGSLSQAEKMELWRMNEQGETEYADDRASELDMSEDVETTPEMEASLARYKKSFNGRISYKKQIRTMYLVAASMAAIFLVYFGFSKSSTRLFFTDDATYVTIEAAQGEVKTLVLPDSSIATLSPGTVLRYPEAYAKEERKIFLDKGEAFFEVVKDPQHPFRVVSGELQTTALGTSFTVQYDPFLKREKVNLYTGQVAVASVNEGTNLAPVKLTPGKAFEFVAGKVILSDFNHDYGNPIAKGLDFKDVPFEEALYRIGVWYGISILTDRKNTELENINGNFKDKKIEDIFFILSNTYDLKFTKTDSLTYKIMQSNR, encoded by the coding sequence ATGGACAATAATAGAAGAAAAGAACTGCTAAATAAATTTGAAAACGGATCCCTTTCCCAAGCGGAAAAGATGGAGCTATGGCGCATGAACGAACAGGGGGAGACGGAATATGCTGATGACCGTGCTTCTGAACTGGATATGTCCGAAGATGTGGAGACAACTCCTGAAATGGAAGCATCGCTGGCACGTTATAAAAAATCATTTAACGGGAGAATAAGCTACAAGAAGCAGATCCGCACAATGTACCTCGTCGCAGCTTCCATGGCCGCCATCTTCCTGGTGTATTTTGGCTTCAGCAAATCGAGCACACGTCTTTTCTTTACCGACGATGCTACCTATGTCACCATTGAGGCGGCTCAAGGGGAAGTAAAGACCTTAGTCCTACCAGACAGTTCAATTGCAACGCTTTCTCCGGGAACTGTACTGCGCTACCCAGAAGCATATGCTAAAGAGGAACGCAAGATATTTCTGGACAAAGGGGAAGCGTTCTTTGAGGTGGTGAAGGATCCGCAGCATCCATTCCGGGTGGTGTCCGGTGAATTACAGACCACCGCATTGGGGACTTCTTTTACGGTTCAGTATGATCCGTTCCTGAAGCGTGAAAAGGTGAACCTCTACACCGGACAAGTAGCCGTAGCATCTGTAAATGAAGGGACAAACCTAGCGCCTGTAAAACTGACGCCGGGCAAGGCCTTTGAATTTGTGGCTGGCAAGGTGATTTTGAGTGACTTTAACCATGATTACGGAAATCCAATTGCAAAGGGGTTGGACTTCAAGGACGTACCGTTCGAAGAAGCCTTGTACAGGATCGGTGTATGGTATGGGATCTCCATTTTAACGGACCGAAAAAACACCGAATTGGAAAATATCAACGGAAATTTCAAGGATAAGAAGATCGAGGACATATTCTTTATCCTTTCCAATACTTATGATCTAAAATTTACCAAAACAGACAGTTTAACTTATAAAATTATGCAGAGCAATAGATAA
- a CDS encoding RNA polymerase sigma factor — translation MESIDIYTAEELSRGDVRAFNRVVDRYYKNIWLYFKKKTDRHEIADELTNDAFDRLWKYRDRIDTDLAAYLRQISYSIFLDWQRETEKERRQMAEYLSEYRQSEEQTGGQDALNAQLDMAYLVNKLAHVLPKKRCQVFLMSRMHGMSYDEIAKALSISKATVKDHLVKAKKKIAEM, via the coding sequence ATGGAAAGCATAGATATTTACACGGCGGAAGAACTCAGTAGAGGAGATGTAAGAGCGTTCAATCGCGTTGTCGACAGGTATTACAAGAATATCTGGCTATATTTTAAAAAGAAGACCGACCGTCATGAGATTGCCGATGAACTGACGAACGATGCCTTTGATCGATTGTGGAAATACCGGGACAGGATCGATACCGACCTGGCCGCTTACCTCCGCCAGATTTCCTATTCTATTTTTCTGGACTGGCAGCGGGAGACCGAAAAAGAACGTAGGCAAATGGCCGAGTATCTGTCAGAATACCGACAGAGCGAAGAACAGACGGGCGGTCAGGATGCACTCAACGCACAGCTGGATATGGCTTACCTGGTGAATAAGTTGGCCCATGTACTCCCAAAAAAACGTTGCCAGGTATTCCTGATGTCACGCATGCATGGCATGAGTTACGATGAGATCGCCAAGGCGCTGTCCATCAGTAAAGCGACGGTAAAGGACCACCTGGTCAAAGCAAAGAAAAAAATAGCTGAGATGTAA